A genomic region of Methanobacterium sp. SMA-27 contains the following coding sequences:
- the hypD gene encoding hydrogenase formation protein HypD has product MKNLSKEIVQRIEKISRPVKIMHVCGSHEHTIMQHGIRTLIPKEVEIVAGPGCPVCCVPSREVDECLYLAREGVTIATFGDMLRVPGTKGSLADAKADGADVRIVYGVNNAVEMAQNTDNEVVFMAAGFETTAPTTAAELVNGPPENFSVLSSHRLIPPALKFLIESGEVNLNALIEPGHVSTIIGTKPYEPFSEKYGIPQVVAGFNPFDVLIAIYMVLKQFKDGKAEVQNEYKRAVRKEGNLKAQELLEEVFYITSREWRGFPEIPNSVYEVKKEFSDYNAREKFDIEIGESKQLVTGCICGPILRGVARPEECKLFKTECNPMNPVGACMVSKEGTCNIAYRYGSFDPSM; this is encoded by the coding sequence TAGTACAAAGAATTGAAAAAATTTCAAGACCCGTAAAGATAATGCATGTTTGCGGATCACACGAACACACTATAATGCAGCATGGAATAAGAACACTAATACCAAAAGAGGTCGAAATAGTTGCAGGACCAGGATGTCCTGTTTGTTGTGTGCCTTCAAGGGAAGTTGATGAATGCCTCTACCTAGCAAGGGAGGGGGTTACAATTGCTACATTTGGGGATATGTTAAGGGTTCCCGGAACAAAAGGTTCTCTTGCAGATGCTAAGGCAGATGGTGCAGATGTCAGAATAGTATATGGCGTTAACAATGCAGTTGAAATGGCACAAAATACAGACAATGAAGTTGTTTTCATGGCTGCTGGATTTGAAACCACAGCACCAACAACAGCAGCTGAACTTGTAAACGGACCTCCAGAAAACTTTTCAGTTTTATCAAGCCACAGACTTATTCCACCGGCACTCAAATTTCTGATAGAATCCGGGGAAGTAAACCTCAATGCCCTAATTGAACCCGGACATGTTTCAACAATAATCGGAACAAAACCCTACGAACCATTTTCAGAGAAATATGGGATTCCCCAAGTTGTTGCTGGTTTCAACCCATTCGATGTACTCATAGCAATCTATATGGTTTTAAAACAGTTTAAAGATGGCAAAGCCGAGGTTCAAAATGAATACAAACGTGCTGTAAGAAAAGAAGGAAACTTAAAGGCGCAGGAACTTCTTGAAGAGGTTTTCTACATAACAAGTAGGGAGTGGAGAGGATTTCCAGAAATTCCAAATTCTGTCTATGAAGTAAAGAAAGAATTCTCGGATTATAATGCTCGGGAAAAATTTGACATAGAAATAGGAGAATCTAAACAGCTTGTAACTGGATGTATATGTGGCCCTATACTCCGAGGCGTTGCTAGACCAGAAGAATGTAAATTATTCAAAACAGAATGTAACCCAATGAACCCTGTAGGGGCGTGTATGGTCAGTAAAGAAGGAACTTGCAATATAGCTTACAGATACGGATCTTTTGATCCGTCAATGTAG
- a CDS encoding phosphoglycolate phosphatase, whose amino-acid sequence MIKAVALDVDGTITDKRRRGCISAIETIYKVENTGIPVIITTGNILCFTRALSIFLATSGGMVAENGGVIESNGVKKILGNFEVCQEAYNYLNSKLSVEKVQNSDLRVSEIALTRKIPVKNVKEILREFDVRIYDSKFAIHITDPLVNKGSSLIKVAADIGVKPNEILAIGDSENDMEFLSAAGTKVAVSNADKELKDIADYVTKQPHGNGVKEAVEKYIPEIQL is encoded by the coding sequence ATGATAAAAGCAGTAGCCCTTGATGTTGATGGTACTATTACAGATAAACGGCGAAGAGGATGTATAAGTGCCATAGAAACAATTTATAAAGTTGAAAATACGGGGATTCCGGTTATAATTACAACTGGAAATATTTTATGTTTCACAAGGGCATTATCAATATTTTTAGCCACTTCTGGAGGTATGGTCGCTGAAAATGGTGGGGTAATAGAATCAAATGGTGTTAAAAAAATTCTTGGAAATTTTGAAGTTTGCCAAGAGGCATATAACTATTTGAATTCTAAATTATCTGTAGAAAAAGTTCAAAACTCTGATTTAAGAGTTTCTGAGATAGCTCTGACCAGGAAAATTCCTGTAAAGAATGTTAAAGAAATTCTACGAGAGTTTGATGTCAGAATTTATGACAGCAAATTTGCAATACACATAACAGACCCTTTGGTAAATAAAGGATCATCCCTTATTAAAGTTGCAGCTGATATTGGGGTGAAACCCAATGAGATCCTTGCAATTGGTGACAGTGAGAATGATATGGAATTTTTATCTGCTGCAGGTACTAAAGTGGCTGTTTCAAACGCTGATAAGGAACTTAAAGATATAGCAGATTATGTTACCAAACAACCCCATGGAAATGGTGTAAAAGAAGCAGTGGAAAAATATATTCCTGAAATTCAATTATAA
- a CDS encoding TldD/PmbA family protein — translation MMHNIANQALDLALNYTDQAEIYVEKEEGVNVDIKKDKVDFAKEAFTFGLGVRVILDGRMGFSYTTNLDNIEPIVKSAMFNAKANEIDENFAFAPKSEYPNVKGIFDSKIEYLDLEDIIGFGNIMLDTVLDEKCEPTSGGFSTGYSKFIIANSEGTVAQDVSSIYSGYISVNVDDGENVSTASEYDASRYMDINPVQIAEKACKIAKDSRNGKPIETKDFPVILDHHAASGLVATFSSALNADNVQRGRSVFADKIGKEVVSSSLSIYDDGTLEGGLQSAVCDGEGTSSQKTPLIENGLLKNFMYDIYTSKKGGVESTGNGMRSSYGDVPAVGLSNFILEFGDIKDISEIDNGVLVTDILGAHTANPISGDFSVEAMNAFKIENGELKHPIKKAMLSGNIFQAMKTASAGSAEVRKIGPFVLPTILIENLRVVG, via the coding sequence ATGATGCATAATATAGCAAATCAGGCACTTGATCTGGCCCTTAACTACACTGATCAGGCTGAAATTTATGTGGAGAAGGAAGAAGGTGTTAATGTTGATATTAAGAAGGATAAAGTAGACTTTGCAAAGGAAGCATTCACATTTGGACTGGGAGTAAGGGTGATCCTTGATGGGAGAATGGGATTTTCATATACAACCAATCTTGATAACATTGAACCAATAGTTAAAAGTGCAATGTTCAATGCTAAAGCCAATGAAATTGATGAGAACTTTGCATTTGCACCTAAATCAGAATATCCTAATGTAAAGGGAATTTTTGACTCTAAAATTGAGTACTTGGATCTTGAAGATATAATCGGATTTGGAAATATCATGCTCGACACAGTACTGGATGAAAAATGTGAACCAACATCGGGTGGCTTTTCAACAGGCTACAGCAAATTCATAATTGCAAACTCAGAAGGTACAGTTGCTCAAGATGTTTCATCAATTTATTCGGGTTATATTTCGGTTAATGTGGACGATGGAGAGAATGTATCTACTGCAAGTGAATATGATGCATCAAGATATATGGATATAAATCCTGTACAAATAGCTGAGAAGGCATGTAAAATAGCAAAGGACTCAAGAAATGGTAAACCAATAGAAACAAAAGATTTTCCAGTTATTCTTGACCATCATGCCGCTTCAGGGCTTGTTGCAACATTTTCAAGCGCTCTTAATGCCGATAATGTTCAGAGAGGAAGGTCTGTTTTTGCTGATAAAATTGGTAAAGAAGTCGTATCCAGTTCTTTAAGTATATATGATGACGGAACTCTTGAAGGTGGCCTTCAATCCGCTGTTTGCGATGGTGAAGGTACTTCGAGCCAAAAAACACCTTTAATTGAGAATGGATTGTTAAAAAACTTTATGTACGATATTTACACCTCTAAAAAGGGAGGAGTTGAATCTACAGGTAATGGTATGAGATCATCGTATGGTGACGTTCCAGCAGTGGGTTTATCCAACTTCATACTTGAATTTGGTGATATAAAAGATATTTCAGAGATTGACAACGGTGTGTTAGTTACAGACATTCTAGGGGCACATACAGCAAATCCCATTTCTGGAGACTTTTCAGTAGAAGCCATGAATGCATTTAAAATTGAAAATGGAGAGTTAAAACATCCTATAAAAAAGGCTATGCTTTCGGGAAACATTTTCCAAGCAATGAAAACTGCATCTGCAGGATCTGCGGAGGTACGTAAGATAGGGCCATTTGTGCTTCCTACAATTCTAATTGAAAATTTGCGAGTGGTTGGTTGA